A stretch of the Capsicum annuum cultivar UCD-10X-F1 chromosome 8, UCD10Xv1.1, whole genome shotgun sequence genome encodes the following:
- the LOC107879449 gene encoding protein PELPK1 has product MPHRNHIDSLIYIVLSFSFYSLQKMAQHYHLSSLLLLAFFNLFLIHGNITGVTARHLLETPTPLPEIPKPELPKVPTLPKPEIPTVPKPELPTIPKPEIPVVPKPEIPAMPKPEIPVVPKPEIPAIPKPEIPAMPKPEIPTIPKPEFPPLKKQEIPATPKIEVPPVKKPEVPTLPKPEQPSVPKPEIPAVPKPEIPELPKPKVPELSKPEVPAVPKPKIPELPKPEVPSTPKLEIPELPKPKVPTMPKPEIPELPKPTLPSLSPPHKPATP; this is encoded by the coding sequence ATGCCACATCGGAATCACATCGACTCTCTTATATACATCGTTCTCTCTTTTAGCTTCTACAGTCTGCAGAAAATGGCTCAGCATTACCACTTATCCTCTCTCTTGCTGCTTGCATTTTTCAATTTATTCCTCATTCATGGCAACATAACTGGTGTGACCGCACGCCACCTCCTAGAGACACCCACACCCCTCCCTGAGATTCCTAAACCAGAACTCCCGAAAGTCCCAACCTTGCCAAAGCCTGAAATCCCAACTGTGCCGAAGCCTGAGCTTCCAACCATACCAAAGCCTGAGATTCCAGTAGTACCAAAACCCGAGATTCCTGCTATGCCGAAGCCTGAGATTCCAGTAGTGCCAAAGCCCGAGATTCCAGCAATACCAAAACCGGAGATTCCTGCTATGCCAAAGCCTGAGATTCCGACAATACCAAAACCTGAGTTTCCACCCTTGAAAAAGCAAGAAATCCCAGCAACACCAAAGATTGAGGTTCCTCCGGTGAAAAAGCCTGAAGTTCCAACTTTACCAAAGCCCGAGCAACCAAGTGTGCCAAAGCCTGAGATCCCAGCTGTTCCAAAGCCTGAAATCCCAGAACTACCAAAGCCAAAAGTCCCAGAACTTTCAAAGCCAGAAGTCCCAGCTGTGCCAAAGCCTAAAATCCCCGAACTTCCAAAGCCTGAAGTACCATCTACGCCAAAGCTTGAAATCCCAGAACTACCAAAGCCAAAAGTCCCAACTATGCCGAAGCCTGAAATTCCAGAACTGCCTAAACCAACTCTTCCTTCACTTTCTCCACCACACAAACCCGCTACTCCTTGA